The Delphinus delphis chromosome 11, mDelDel1.2, whole genome shotgun sequence DNA segment GGCAAGCATGCTTTCTTTTTATGGGTCAGGTGGCACCAGTAACACCCTTATTTAACCCTTTCCTTTTGGGAGCTGATTTCTCCCAGGCGCGTTGTCTACTCAGGCCTGGTGTGCAGAGATGATGCCAGTTAGGCCCAGGTGGAACTCTTAAGTTTACTAGATCTCTCTGAAGTTTCTCTAAGTGGTTTTCAGTTTTGCTAGTGTCGAGTGTGAAAATGAGGTCAGATGGAGTAAATGGGATTTGGTGGGTTAAATTGCAGGCCAGGATGCCATGCACTGGAACTGTTCAGCTTTGAATCTCACGTACTCAGGTTTGAACCTCCTGTGTGCTGGTACTGAGCAAAGTTTCGCCAGGATTTGCGTTATTGGGTTTTCTGGTGCTGCCTGGGGACCTTGTGTGTCCCTCCCTTAGATGCCTGCCCTGAAGAATTCTTCCTtgaaaatctcagtggcttggTAATTATGCCCATCCCTCCTGACTGCTGGATAAATTCACTTCTGGGATTTGAGGATGCATTTAAGGAGGACAAAGGCAAGTTAGCAGAGGTTGTAATGTAACAAGAGGGGAAGCAAAAGCATAATATATTTATACACCAAAATGATCACAAGATGAACATCAAAATTTAATTCAGTTTCCTctcatatatttgaaagttgctaagagggtagatcttaaaagttctcataacaagggaaataaaaaatgtgtgtgtgtgtgttgatggaTGTGaaccagacttattgtggtggtcaTTTTGCAGTATACACAAATGtcaatcattatgctgtacacctgaaactaatgttatatgtcaattgtatctcaatttttaaaaatttgagatgAACTAATTTTAAAACGTCGTCTCTACCAAGGGGGCTCTTTGATTCTCTCCCTCCAACTTTGTGTGGAAATGGGAAAAACCTTAGGCTTTAGAATTAGTAGATCTTGTGGCCCTTGGGCACATCACTTCCTATCTCTGAGCTTACGTCATAAGGATGATACCTTCCAGCCTACAAGTGGGTTCATGTGAGATCAAATGGGATCACTTGTGCATAACACCCAggacagagtagatgctcaacagCAGCTACTTTTCAAGCTCTTCTcccccaaatgatttttttttttttaccctcatTCATacccaggtttttattttttattttttcggtacgtgggcctcccactgttgtggcctctcccgttgcggagcacaggctccggacacgcaggctcagcggccatggctcacgggcccagccgctccacggcatgtgggatcttcccggaccggggcacaaacccgtgtcccctgcatcggcaggcggactctcaaccactgcgccaccagggaagcccccatacccAGGTTTTAAGAGGAACAGTTTGTAAGGAAGTCCTCTTCCCACAGGATGGTGCCGCTACCTCTCTGTGCTTGAGGGAGAGCATCTTTGTCTGCCTTGAGTACCCCGGGCCCGGCAAACATTTGATAGACTTTGCTAATGTTCGGATTTAATAAATCTCAAGAACAGCACAGCCTTTAAAATGAAGCCCGTTCTCCCAATGGGGGGTGGAAACTTTTGCAATGATTATTGGTTTTCATTTACATCCTAATGTTTGAGGATGGGAGCCATAAACTGAAGAGCCAGAAGTAGATACCAGCAACTGGAAATACTGTAGAATGTCGTGAACATCCAAGTAGACgctttgttttttcctccagCGGCTTTCTTGGCagagaattaaaaaggaaaaaaatggctgCATGATTTAAGAAAACACTGTGGTGTTTTGGTGATAATAACTTACATTTCTATAATGCTTTCCAGCTTACAGAATGCTTTCCcattattatttcattgaattctcACAAGTCCCAGAGGTAGGTAAGACAATACTATATTATGGTAAAGGAAATGCTGCCTCTACCACTTACCTACCATGTGGCTCTGTGGGTTATTTAAACGCTCTAAGCTTATTTTCCTAAGGTCTAAAATGGGAGTTGAATCATCCCTTTCTTTTAGGATCGCTGTACAGATTATATGAGCTAACGCATAAACAATACCAGCAAcagagtaagtgcttaataattgGCAACTGTTACTATGTTCTTAGGTATAATAAtcctcacttcacagatgaggaaactaaaaatgACCACCCATTTGCCGAAGATCACACCATTTGTAATTAGCAGAACTGGAATGCAAATCAGATTCTTCTGCCCTCAGCTTTAGTCCTCTTTCCATTACACCTTAGCTGACATGTGCCATTCAGGACTGTTTCAGTGCTTCTGCCAGCAAGGTCCCCCACAAGAATGAGCCTCTTACCAGTTTCTCTGATGCGCTCATCTTTTCCACGTCTGCTTTTGTGTTCACAGAACATCATCAAGAAGGTGATCGGGCAGAAGTTTGTGTATAAATTCGTCTCTTTCCCGGAGATACTGAAAATGGACCCTCACGCGGTGGAGATCAGCCGGGAGAGCCTTTTGCTGCAGGACAGCGAGTGCAAGGCGCCCCCCGAGAGCCGCGAGGCCCACAGACACGGCCTGTCCGCCCTCAAGAGCGCCAGCCGCAACGAGTACATCCACTCGGGCCTGTACTCGTCCTTCACCATCAACTCCCTGCAGAACCCACCCGAGTCCCTCAAGGCCATCAAGACGGAGAAACTGGAGGAGCCTCCGGAAGACAGCCCTCCCGTGGAAGAAGTCAGGACTGTCATCAGGTTTGTGACCAACAAAACCGACAAGCACATCAGCAGGCCCGTGGTGTCCCTGCCCTCCACGTCGGAGGCCTTCCTGGCCTCGTCCGTCTCCGCCAAGATCTCCTCGTTAATGTTGCCAAACGCCGCCGCCAGCATCTCGTCTGCCTCACCCTCCTCCTCTCGGTCCCCGTCCCTGTCCCCGAACTCGCCCCTCCCCTCCGAACACAGAAGCCTCTTCCTGGAGGCCGCCTGCCATGACTCGGATTCCCTAGAGCCCTTGAACCTGTCATCGGGCTCCAAGACCAGGTCTCCATCTCTTCCCCCAAAGGCCAAAAAACCCAAAGGCTTGGAAATCTCCGCGCCCCCGCTGGTGCTCTCCGGCACCGATATCGGCTCCATTGCCCTCAACAGCCCGGCCCTTCCCTCGGGATCCCTCACCCCAGCCTTCTTCACCGCCCAGGTAAGAGCCGTCTCCGTCATCCTGGCCGCCCCCAGACTCAGTGGCTTAGCggaagggaggaaagagcaaCCGAAGCAACTTCCTTCTGCCCCTCAAAGGATAGTCCGAGGGTCCCTGTGGCAAAGTCACCGTGTCCCTGTGCAGGGAAATTACTTTTCCATGCCCAGGTGGGCGCATACACAAGAGGAAAGGCTTAGGGTATTGGCCACGGTGGGATGCTTGATTGGTTTCTAGCTTTTAGGGGCCTAAAGCGATCGTAAGATGGAATACGCACACTGGCCGTCAAAGCAGATCCAAACAGTGATTTCCTAGGGAAAGCTGAGCAGGCCGGTGACGTTTCAGAAGGCGCCTGGGCTTTATGAGAATGTTATGGGAGAATCCTCTCTGGGGGGCCCTCGGTAAGTAGCCGTTTGTTTTCTGTTAATAAGAAAATAGATGCTAACCATTACGGCCATTGCAGTCGTCAGTGGGGAGCTGGGTTGTCCTGTAGTCTCTAATAAGAAATGCAGGGGCCACATCAAACGGTGAGAAAGAGAAGCTTCAGTAAAAAACGGTGCTAGTCTGAGAAAGCCCAGGTCCACAGCATAGGGGAGAGGAAAGCAAACTCGTGGAGCAGGAAAAGTCTTCGGTGCTACTAACTCCAACATGAAGGTGGCCTTTTCCTCTAAATACGGTATTCAGATGCTCACCCTTGTCCAGCTGGCAGCTGCAGGGCAAACGCAGAGCAGGTACTGGTAAACCTACTTCTGCTTCCTCTGGAAAACTGGATGCGTTTCAGTGGCAGAGGTTAAGTGCATTGGCTTTGGGGTCACAGACCTGGATTCAGTCCCTGGCTGCACTGCTGGGTAGAAACGTGACTGTGGGCACTTGCTCTCTGAgccagtttccacatctgtgcaatggattgttgtgaggattaaaggggTTAATGGCCGTGGGAAGAGAGCTGGCTACAACCGGCAGGTTTTAGTATCATGTGACTTTGTGGCACCAGGGTGGGGTCATGCTTGAGGTGGGTAGGTGCTCTCTGTCCCCTGCCTCTGTACCCTTCGCTGTAGGTGTCCTTGCTGTCACCATCATTAGTGGCAGCATAATTGAGCTGCTcatgtgtgccaggtactgttctaaacaCCGTCCATGCACCGTCTCAGTTATTTTTCATCACAGGCCCGTGAAGGAGATACTATTATTGTCCCATTTTCCCAACAGAGGTAAATGAGGCATGGAGGTAAAgtaactcatccaaggtcacacagctaataggccACAGAGGTGAACTTGAACCCGGTTAGTCCGCTCCAGAAGCCATGCTCTTTAAGTAAAATGCTCTCCGCATGTGCACTGGGAAAATACCCACTTGTCCCTGATCATGAGACGTCCGTGGAGTCTGCAGACAACTGAAAGCAGCTCTTGGGCATTTTCCTCTCCATGGCTTCTCCCAGATGATTGTGGCCCAGGGATTTCGTGTCGGCTCAGCTTGTGAGCTGGTGGTGACGGCAGGCTGCCACGGAGGGGAGGGCTGAGGGCTCGCGTGTGTGCTCTTACGTGGGGCATTTCCTGACCAAGCAAAACTGTCCAGTGACTAAGGACCGCTCAGTAAACGGCTCAGGCACAGCGGCTTCCGATGTCGCTCAGAGAAGTAACTAGAGAAGCGGGCCAGGGGGTGCAATCTGAGGATCTCCTCCGCGGCCTCCTCTGTGTTTCCAGCTGTGAGGTGTAGAGAGGCCTAGAGCCAGGCCCAGGCCAACTCTGATTTCGGTCCCTGCTTTCTCTGTGTATCACCGTCTCTGAACACGTGCCAGTCCTGTAGTTGCGTCGGAGGAAAGCGGCTCGGGCTAGCCCTGTGGTTATGGGCCTGGACATAGTGAATTTAGGGAGGCTCCGGGCAGCGGGACTGAGGATGTGTGGCTGGGCCGAGGGGAGGGGGGACAGTGACACGAGTTAGGGACAGAGGGTGGATGTGGAGGAATGGATGCAAAGCTCAGGACTGGGAGACGGCGTCTACTAGAATGGCCTGCCAGCAGGGAGTGGGAAGCACGGGAAAGCCAGATGTTTAACAGAGGACCTGTGCCTTAGGGAGATGCACTGGCTGGTCCTCCCAGGCTGTGAGGGCGGGGCCTCGACCTGTGAACGAGTGCCATGACGTCCAAGATGTGGGAGGGCGCTTCCCGAGGGGAGAGAGAGGCACAGGGCAGGGTCTGGACTAGGACAGGAGAGGGGAAGTGGCAGCCTGGGCCTTGGATCAGGTGTGAGGGGGTGGCGTTGGGGGCTAGGTAGTGTCTGAAGCCATTCAGAGCTAAAGGAGTCAACGGCTGCCCTTGGGAGATGGCGGAGTCTCAGGACTTGAGATCCCCTCACCTTCTAGTGGGCTCAGCTCTGTACCTGGAGCGCCTGTGGCtgacagggagggagaggtgagGCCAGGAGGGAGAAACCAGAGAGAGCAGAGGAAGGGCAGGACCCAGGGGTGGGGTGTTCCCCCAGGTGGGTTCTCTGAGAGCAGACAGGAGAGTCAAGTGGTTTTATCTCAACTTGACAAGCCTTGAGTCTTTTAGGATTTCGGGGATGCCTCGAGTCAGTGTAGGATTTGGATTCTCCGAGAACAGGAGCTGTTTCAGGTGCCCCAGAAACTAATCCACCAGCCCCTGGTTCACCCTCCAGTGCACAGTCAGAAACAGCATCAGCTCCCTCAGCAGTTCTCCTGAAGTCCACTGGGCCTCAAACTGAGGGGTGAGCCCATCTCCCTGAAATCGCCCCCAGGGACGGGAGCGAAGGACTCCTGTTGGCCCCCAGGTCAACTCTGGGGGGGTTCCTCTACCCAAGGGAGCGTGGGGCGTTTCTCTCACAGGCAGCAGTGGTGCCTCACTCCGCGGCTCACTGGCTTCTCTCCTCCCTTAGCACTTTCTGCCGCAGAAACTGCACTTTCTGTGGGGTATGCAGTGTGTACGCAGAAACATTTGGTTACCTGTGGGGACCGCCTATCAACTTTCTTCGTGGCTAGCtttaaaagagataaaagtg contains these protein-coding regions:
- the ELK3 gene encoding ETS domain-containing protein Elk-3, which gives rise to MESAITLWQFLLQLLLDQKHEHLICWTSNDGEFKLLKAEEVAKLWGLRKNKTNMNYDKLSRALRYYYDKNIIKKVIGQKFVYKFVSFPEILKMDPHAVEISRESLLLQDSECKAPPESREAHRHGLSALKSASRNEYIHSGLYSSFTINSLQNPPESLKAIKTEKLEEPPEDSPPVEEVRTVIRFVTNKTDKHISRPVVSLPSTSEAFLASSVSAKISSLMLPNAAASISSASPSSSRSPSLSPNSPLPSEHRSLFLEAACHDSDSLEPLNLSSGSKTRSPSLPPKAKKPKGLEISAPPLVLSGTDIGSIALNSPALPSGSLTPAFFTAQTPNGLLLTPSPLLSSIHFWSSLSPVAPLSPARLQGPNTLFQFPTLLNGHMPVPIPSLDRAASPVLLSSNSQKS